In Kangiella profundi, one DNA window encodes the following:
- the bioF gene encoding 8-amino-7-oxononanoate synthase, with amino-acid sequence MWQKLQARLEQRKAQDLLRHRLTLEGAQGVRIQAEGKEYLNFSSNDYLGLANHPKLIEAMQRAAKQYGVGSGASHLIIGHSDQHHALEEEIADFLGAERALLFSTGYMANYGVLTCLPEKNDLIIQDKLNHASLIDGGMASAAKMLRYAHADMDSFERQMKQPADSRLVVTDGVFSMDGDIAPLPELVSSCNKHKASLMVDDAHGFGVLGEQGKGSLEHFGLAQQSAAIYMATLGKALGGFGAVVAGSELLIESLIQFGRSYIYTTAMPAAVAAANRAGLKLFQEEAWRRQQLKKNIDYFRRLASEHDIPLMPSETAIQPVLIGRNDKTLAISRALKEAGILLVAIRPPTVPENSARLRVTLTAEHSTDDIDFLLEKLSDELKQANAQV; translated from the coding sequence ATGTGGCAAAAACTGCAAGCCAGACTTGAGCAGCGCAAAGCTCAGGACCTGTTACGCCACCGTCTGACCCTTGAGGGGGCGCAGGGTGTACGCATTCAGGCTGAAGGTAAAGAATATCTGAACTTCAGCAGCAATGACTATCTGGGGCTGGCTAATCATCCAAAATTAATCGAAGCGATGCAAAGGGCTGCAAAACAATATGGTGTTGGCAGTGGCGCATCGCATTTGATTATCGGTCATAGTGACCAACATCATGCGCTGGAAGAAGAAATCGCTGACTTTTTAGGGGCCGAAAGGGCGCTGCTGTTTTCGACAGGCTATATGGCGAATTATGGGGTGCTAACCTGTTTGCCTGAAAAGAATGATCTGATTATTCAGGACAAACTGAATCATGCATCCTTGATTGATGGCGGTATGGCTAGCGCGGCCAAAATGCTGCGCTACGCACACGCCGATATGGATTCTTTTGAGCGTCAGATGAAACAGCCTGCTGATAGTCGACTGGTAGTAACCGATGGCGTCTTCAGCATGGATGGCGATATTGCTCCGCTGCCCGAATTGGTTAGCAGCTGCAACAAGCATAAAGCCTCATTGATGGTGGATGATGCGCATGGCTTTGGCGTTTTGGGTGAGCAGGGTAAAGGAAGCCTTGAGCACTTTGGATTAGCGCAGCAGTCAGCAGCTATTTATATGGCTACACTGGGTAAGGCGCTTGGTGGCTTTGGGGCTGTTGTAGCCGGCAGTGAACTCTTGATTGAAAGCCTGATTCAGTTTGGCCGCAGTTATATCTACACTACAGCCATGCCGGCGGCAGTAGCAGCAGCTAATCGAGCCGGACTGAAACTGTTCCAGGAAGAGGCTTGGCGTCGCCAGCAATTGAAGAAGAATATTGATTATTTCCGCCGACTGGCCAGTGAACACGATATTCCATTGATGCCTTCTGAAACTGCTATTCAGCCTGTACTGATAGGCCGTAATGACAAAACATTGGCCATTAGCCGTGCCTTAAAAGAGGCTGGCATTTTACTGGTAGCCATCAGGCCGCCAACGGTTCCGGAAAACAGTGCCCGGTTACGGGTGACATTAACCGCTGAGCACAGCACTGACGACATAGATTTTTTGCTTGAAAAGCTCTCCGATGAGTTAAAGCAGGCAAATGCACAAGTATGA
- the bioB gene encoding biotin synthase BioB, with product MSNQNNGQTLTSLEKLNSGQVRHDWTLAEVEAIYNQPFNDLLFAAQNIHRQHFNPNQVQTSTLLSIKTGACPEDCAYCPQSGHYNTGLSKEQLMAVEEVVTKAQQAKKNGATRFCMGAAWRSPREKDLDVVLEMVRQVKDMGLETCVTLGMLTDEQAQKLAEAGLDYYNHNLDTSPEYYQQIITTRTYKNRLDTLQHVRDAGINVCSGGIIGMGEQTNDRYGLLQQLANMPEHPQSVPINMLVAVEGTPLGDVEKLDSIEFVRMIATARIMMPQSYVRLSAGREDMNQETQTLCYLAGANSIFYGEKLLTTANPEAEADMQLFKRLGIQPERREMDQEELIEETPKVEEQQPAKSLFYDATKTH from the coding sequence ATGAGCAATCAAAATAACGGTCAAACATTAACCAGTTTAGAGAAATTGAATAGTGGTCAGGTTCGCCATGACTGGACATTGGCAGAAGTCGAAGCTATTTATAACCAACCTTTCAATGATCTGTTGTTCGCCGCACAGAATATTCATCGCCAGCATTTCAATCCTAATCAGGTCCAAACCAGCACTTTATTGAGCATCAAAACCGGTGCCTGTCCTGAAGATTGCGCTTATTGCCCACAGTCTGGCCATTACAACACAGGCCTTTCCAAGGAACAGTTAATGGCGGTCGAAGAAGTGGTGACCAAAGCTCAGCAAGCTAAGAAAAATGGTGCGACCCGTTTTTGTATGGGCGCGGCATGGCGTTCACCACGTGAAAAAGATCTTGATGTAGTGCTGGAAATGGTTCGTCAGGTTAAAGATATGGGCCTGGAAACCTGCGTGACCCTCGGCATGTTGACCGATGAGCAGGCACAAAAGTTAGCTGAAGCGGGTCTGGACTATTACAACCACAATCTTGATACATCGCCTGAATATTATCAGCAAATTATTACTACCCGTACCTACAAAAATCGTTTAGATACTTTGCAGCACGTTCGCGATGCTGGAATTAATGTGTGCAGTGGCGGCATTATCGGTATGGGTGAACAAACCAATGATCGTTATGGCCTGTTGCAACAGTTGGCCAATATGCCAGAGCATCCGCAAAGCGTGCCGATTAATATGTTGGTTGCGGTTGAAGGTACGCCATTGGGCGACGTTGAGAAACTTGATTCAATAGAATTTGTGCGCATGATTGCTACTGCTCGAATCATGATGCCTCAGTCTTATGTACGCCTGTCTGCAGGTCGCGAAGACATGAATCAGGAAACCCAAACTCTATGCTATCTGGCGGGTGCTAACTCCATTTTCTATGGTGAGAAATTGCTTACTACTGCTAACCCGGAAGCAGAAGCGGATATGCAGCTGTTCAAACGTCTGGGCATTCAGCCTGAGCGCCGTGAGATGGATCAGGAAGAGCTGATTGAAGAAACGCCTAAAGTTGAAGAGCAGCAACCGGCCAAATCGTTATTCTACGACGCAACCAAAACTCACTAG
- a CDS encoding ComF family protein, with the protein MVYNLFSIVRKNNPQDSVNCSLCGLGSDYSGFCDPCLSAVQRQGQYCQQCGNSLGKQPIGAVCGQCLKKPPRYQALIAATHYEFPVNHAISEMKFEKQLHHIRSFSNLLLDELITYYQDIPLPQAIVPIPLHSNRLRERGFNQSQLIAKHLTRKLEIPMLEDALLRIKDTPHQIGLKAIERRKNLKRAFSVKQELPKHIALVDDVVTTGSTIQEASKQCLKHGVDRIDVWCLAKT; encoded by the coding sequence ATGGTTTACAATCTATTTTCAATTGTTCGCAAGAATAATCCTCAAGACTCCGTCAATTGCTCCTTATGTGGTTTAGGAAGCGATTACTCGGGCTTTTGTGACCCCTGTCTTTCTGCGGTTCAACGCCAAGGTCAATACTGCCAGCAATGCGGCAATAGCCTTGGAAAACAACCGATTGGTGCTGTTTGTGGGCAGTGTCTTAAAAAACCACCCCGTTATCAGGCGCTAATTGCAGCCACTCATTATGAATTTCCGGTCAATCATGCCATCAGCGAAATGAAGTTTGAAAAACAACTGCATCATATTCGTAGCTTCAGCAACTTACTGCTTGATGAACTGATTACCTATTATCAGGACATTCCGCTTCCTCAGGCCATTGTGCCCATTCCTCTGCACTCTAACCGCTTACGAGAACGCGGCTTTAATCAATCACAACTGATTGCCAAACATCTAACTCGTAAATTAGAAATACCTATGCTCGAAGATGCACTGCTCCGCATTAAGGACACCCCGCATCAGATTGGGCTTAAAGCTATCGAGCGGCGGAAAAACCTGAAGCGTGCTTTTTCTGTCAAACAGGAACTACCCAAGCATATTGCCCTAGTTGATGATGTGGTCACCACCGGCTCGACCATTCAGGAAGCCTCGAAACAATGCCTAAAACATGGTGTTGATCGCATTGATGTCTGGTGTCTGGCCAAGACTTGA
- a CDS encoding cytochrome b/b6 domain-containing protein yields the protein MNTETFNRRSQLLHWGLALFGIAAWLTGENADDGFNSNGFLLHLYLGLAVLAFILTRFGAGLLSKGKLSFKGWTYFNRAQWRLAAQDIGQLLRFKLPQREIHQGLAGLVQFSGLLLFLWMAISGTAIFLLQNSAGSAVFEAVEEGHEVGEALIPLFLILHIGAVIVHTLSGDPVWKSMMKKDTP from the coding sequence ATGAACACAGAAACCTTTAATCGTAGGTCGCAGCTATTACACTGGGGACTGGCTCTTTTCGGAATTGCCGCCTGGCTGACCGGGGAAAATGCCGATGATGGCTTTAACTCCAATGGTTTTCTACTACACCTTTATCTTGGTCTTGCCGTATTGGCGTTCATCCTGACCCGCTTCGGGGCAGGTCTTTTGAGCAAAGGGAAACTGAGTTTCAAAGGATGGACTTACTTTAACAGAGCGCAATGGCGTTTGGCCGCACAGGATATTGGACAACTTTTACGTTTTAAACTTCCACAAAGAGAAATACATCAGGGGCTGGCAGGTCTGGTGCAGTTTTCTGGATTGTTACTGTTTCTGTGGATGGCTATTTCCGGTACAGCAATATTTTTGCTGCAAAACAGCGCTGGCTCTGCGGTGTTTGAAGCAGTAGAAGAAGGCCATGAGGTTGGCGAAGCCCTTATCCCTCTATTCCTGATTCTGCACATTGGCGCCGTGATTGTGCATACCCTTAGCGGTGATCCTGTTTGGAAAAGCATGATGAAAAAAGACACTCCATAA
- a CDS encoding BLUF domain-containing protein translates to MLVQLTYASRVSRTLSSDDIKNILSSSQKNNKADGVTGALCLSNGIFLQILEGDRQKVNKAYHKILADARHKDPAILDYREVISRKFSEWSMGLITRSDDNRQLFLKYSSSSDFDPYSMSGETLRGFFSEVVDNVRWLRKSPD, encoded by the coding sequence ATGCTTGTGCAACTAACCTATGCTAGCCGAGTAAGCAGGACGCTAAGCTCAGATGATATCAAGAACATCCTGAGCAGCTCTCAAAAAAATAACAAAGCCGATGGTGTAACTGGTGCTTTGTGTTTATCGAATGGTATTTTTCTTCAAATACTGGAAGGTGATCGCCAAAAAGTGAATAAAGCCTACCATAAGATATTGGCTGATGCTCGCCACAAAGATCCAGCCATATTAGATTACAGAGAAGTGATTTCGCGCAAATTCAGCGAATGGTCAATGGGATTAATCACTCGATCTGATGATAACAGACAGCTTTTCTTAAAGTACTCTTCAAGCTCAGACTTTGACCCTTATAGTATGAGCGGTGAAACCTTAAGGGGCTTTTTCTCAGAAGTAGTCGATAACGTACGTTGGCTGCGCAAAAGCCCAGATTAA
- a CDS encoding MATE family efflux transporter has product MLNKDRSQQVLQISLPIVGGMISQNVLNLVDAAMVGTQGSAAIAAIGIAGFINFMAVAFFIGFAAGVQAMVSRRMGEGRDSEAAYPLNAALLIIGLLAVPTSIILFFLAPDILSALNSDPELLEEGIPYLQARFAGILAIGLNFNYRSYWSAIKQTGYYLRTLLIMHSLNIVLNYALIFGNFGMPELGTLGAGIGTSISLAMGSIYYHILATRHTKQFGYMERLATWTTIKSIFRISFPSSIQQLFFAGGFTALFWIIGQVGIHQLAAANAITNVMLVAILPCIALGIGAATMVGQSLGRQDPDDAYLWGWDVAKMALIFAIALATLFFIFTDPIMGIFLKEQTALEIAHWPFKLSAGIIIIDAMGLVFLNALNGAGYTKPPMYVSLLSQWLIFLPVAWLLGPYFGFGLMTIWLAYAAYRVLQTGAFIWLWQRRTWADSVVD; this is encoded by the coding sequence TTGCTTAATAAAGACCGTTCACAACAAGTTCTGCAGATATCGCTGCCCATCGTTGGGGGCATGATTTCGCAAAATGTTTTGAATCTGGTCGATGCAGCGATGGTTGGTACTCAGGGCAGCGCGGCAATTGCAGCAATTGGTATTGCTGGCTTTATAAATTTCATGGCAGTGGCCTTCTTTATTGGCTTTGCCGCGGGCGTACAGGCCATGGTTTCGCGCCGTATGGGCGAAGGGCGAGACAGTGAAGCCGCTTATCCTCTTAACGCAGCCCTCTTAATCATAGGGCTGTTGGCGGTCCCAACCAGCATCATTCTATTTTTCCTGGCTCCGGATATTCTTAGCGCCCTTAATAGTGATCCTGAGTTGCTAGAAGAAGGTATCCCTTACCTTCAAGCCCGCTTCGCTGGCATTTTAGCCATAGGTCTTAATTTCAACTATCGAAGTTATTGGAGCGCCATTAAGCAAACTGGCTACTATCTGCGTACCCTCTTGATTATGCACTCGCTGAATATCGTGCTTAACTACGCGCTGATCTTTGGTAACTTTGGCATGCCTGAACTAGGGACTTTAGGAGCCGGTATTGGCACCAGCATTTCTCTGGCGATGGGTTCGATTTACTACCACATATTGGCGACCAGACACACCAAACAATTTGGCTATATGGAAAGGCTGGCGACTTGGACAACCATTAAGTCTATTTTCAGAATTTCATTTCCATCATCAATCCAGCAACTTTTCTTCGCTGGTGGCTTTACTGCTTTATTCTGGATCATTGGCCAGGTAGGTATTCACCAACTGGCAGCGGCAAATGCCATTACCAATGTGATGCTGGTTGCCATTCTGCCCTGCATTGCTCTGGGCATAGGTGCAGCAACCATGGTAGGTCAGTCACTTGGCAGACAGGATCCCGATGATGCTTATTTATGGGGTTGGGATGTTGCTAAAATGGCACTGATATTTGCAATCGCTTTGGCAACGTTGTTCTTTATCTTCACTGATCCCATTATGGGCATCTTTCTGAAGGAGCAGACTGCGCTCGAAATAGCTCATTGGCCATTTAAATTATCTGCAGGCATTATCATTATTGATGCGATGGGGCTGGTATTTCTCAATGCATTGAATGGTGCCGGTTACACCAAGCCACCGATGTACGTTTCCCTGCTCTCTCAGTGGCTAATATTCCTGCCTGTGGCTTGGCTACTGGGTCCCTATTTTGGCTTCGGGCTCATGACAATTTGGTTAGCTTACGCTGCTTACCGTGTGTTACAGACAGGTGCATTTATCTGGCTATGGCAGCGTCGAACCTGGGCCGATTCGGTTGTTGACTAA
- a CDS encoding Na+/H+ antiporter NhaC family protein, whose product MSKKLATAPGLSSVGSSESITDTRHPKVSSHNPAHWLSLLPLLLFMVLFLGSGIYYTVIGVDYAFYQLPAPVAVLPAIAVSLYLAKGSFESRIATLFNGIGDSNIVAMCLIYLLAGAFAALTGVIGAIDAVVNFGLYWIPPGFVLPGLFVIAALVSFAMGTSMGTLAALAPIGFGLSQTAGFEPAIVAGILLSGAMFGDNLSVTSDTSIAATRTQGATVGEKLRQNARWAIPAAIITITLFSLITTEPSQAVVADYQLYKVIPYLAIVVLALIGLNVFIILPAGIIISIAIGLIGGSFTAENSVAQTIYKGFSNMQEIFLLSLLIGGLGALIEQQGGLQWLVNKISQLFAASQSKLRAQLAVLSTAAVTNLAIANNTVSIILTGKVTKSLAEQGAIRPKQSASLVDIGACSTQGILPYGAQCLLLGASFGISPLEPVQYVWYLPILLAVVIINLLFRKGI is encoded by the coding sequence ATGTCCAAAAAGCTTGCTACTGCTCCTGGCCTATCATCAGTTGGCTCTTCCGAATCAATCACTGATACTCGCCACCCAAAGGTCTCTAGCCACAACCCTGCTCATTGGCTGTCATTATTGCCATTGCTGTTATTTATGGTTTTATTTCTGGGCTCTGGCATTTACTACACTGTGATTGGAGTCGACTATGCTTTCTATCAGTTACCCGCTCCAGTAGCGGTATTGCCAGCGATTGCTGTTTCACTGTATCTGGCCAAAGGAAGCTTTGAGAGCAGGATCGCAACCTTATTCAATGGTATTGGTGACAGTAATATTGTTGCCATGTGTCTAATATATCTGCTGGCAGGCGCATTTGCGGCGCTAACTGGCGTTATCGGCGCGATTGATGCGGTGGTCAATTTTGGACTGTACTGGATTCCTCCGGGATTTGTGTTGCCGGGCTTATTTGTCATAGCTGCGCTGGTGTCGTTTGCCATGGGCACTTCGATGGGAACTCTTGCAGCACTTGCGCCAATTGGCTTTGGCTTGTCGCAAACAGCTGGGTTTGAGCCTGCGATTGTAGCTGGAATATTGCTAAGCGGCGCCATGTTTGGTGATAACCTGTCTGTGACTTCAGATACTTCCATTGCTGCAACGCGCACCCAGGGCGCAACAGTTGGCGAAAAATTGCGTCAGAATGCTCGCTGGGCAATTCCCGCTGCAATCATAACCATTACCTTATTCTCCTTAATTACAACCGAGCCCTCGCAAGCAGTGGTTGCTGATTATCAGCTCTATAAAGTGATTCCCTATCTGGCAATCGTGGTTCTGGCATTAATTGGATTGAATGTTTTCATCATTTTGCCTGCCGGTATCATCATTAGTATAGCTATAGGTCTTATTGGTGGAAGTTTCACAGCTGAAAACTCAGTTGCACAGACCATCTATAAAGGCTTCAGCAATATGCAGGAAATTTTTCTGTTGTCGTTATTGATTGGTGGTCTTGGGGCTTTGATAGAACAGCAGGGTGGCTTGCAATGGCTGGTCAATAAAATAAGTCAGTTGTTTGCCGCGAGTCAGTCTAAACTGAGAGCGCAACTTGCTGTATTAAGTACTGCCGCGGTAACTAACCTGGCGATTGCCAATAATACGGTTAGTATCATTTTGACCGGTAAAGTAACCAAGTCTTTAGCTGAGCAGGGTGCTATTCGGCCGAAGCAAAGCGCAAGTCTGGTCGATATCGGTGCATGCTCAACTCAAGGGATATTACCTTATGGTGCTCAGTGTCTGTTACTTGGGGCCAGCTTTGGGATATCCCCTTTGGAGCCGGTGCAGTATGTTTGGTATTTACCTATTTTATTAGCCGTCGTGATTATTAATTTGCTGTTCAGAAAAGGTATTTAG
- a CDS encoding GNAT family N-acetyltransferase: MKIKICEIKDLEQLVPAFDSYRQRYKQPSEPQKIEQFLRQMLEQQTSTIFLSYEGDELTGFIQLYPSYSSIGLAPIWTLNDFYVFGGTGRKQTAEALLNAAKDLCKETDAIRIEVTTRKENHRLHKIYRDYGFEKDYKYDYYFLRVNEQDIASKMLK; this comes from the coding sequence TTGAAAATTAAGATTTGTGAAATCAAAGACTTAGAACAGCTTGTGCCTGCCTTTGATAGTTATCGCCAGCGCTACAAACAACCCTCTGAGCCACAGAAAATTGAGCAGTTTTTGCGACAAATGCTGGAACAACAGACTTCAACCATATTTTTATCCTATGAGGGAGATGAGTTGACAGGTTTCATACAACTTTACCCTTCTTATTCAAGTATTGGTCTGGCTCCAATCTGGACGCTGAATGACTTTTACGTATTTGGCGGTACTGGGCGTAAGCAAACAGCTGAGGCATTGTTGAATGCTGCCAAAGATTTGTGCAAGGAAACCGATGCTATTCGAATTGAGGTGACTACCCGCAAAGAGAATCATCGTTTGCACAAGATTTACCGCGACTATGGTTTTGAAAAAGACTATAAATACGATTATTACTTCCTGCGTGTGAATGAGCAGGACATAGCTTCCAAAATGCTCAAATAA
- a CDS encoding zinc-dependent metalloprotease: MLKAVQGLIGGVCLLAVVLTANAASWSVIENKSRRINGFMPIYVSSNEGKVWLEVSKFEQPFIMYTGLPFGIGSNDIGLDRGQLGESKLVQFERYGNKIFLKHLNTRYRADTDNQAEKNSVNEAFASSVLYGFEVDAKSGNRYLIDLTAYLQQDLHGVSNRLKATNQGTYSIDRNRSALVADKVKNFPKNTLFESVLTFNGSAAGDYVRQVVPTPDAITVHQHVSFVALPDDNYEPRVFHPKSGFFELTYADYASPIDQPIEKKLIYRHRIERDKDGKIKPIIYYLDPGAPEPVRTALLEGARWWEQAFAAIGLEGAYEVRDLPSDADPMDVRYNVIQWVHRATRGWSYGMAMADPRTGEIIKGHVTLGSLRVRQDLLIANALTGVHGKDGDKQAAMDMALARIRQLSAHEVGHTLGIAHNFAASPTNRASVMDYPHPLVSLDGKNINLKNAYAEGIGQWDIEAVRYGYTEIEEENEEEALRNIVRNASAKGLMFISDADARPASGAHPSAHLWDNLQNPAVELERVLEIRQTALNNFGHNNLADGAPYSELAETLVPLYLFHRYQVEAAVKLVGGVNYEYSVKGDTYRPVRAVEDGLQRQAISTLLSTLSVEQLAVPASVLEVIPPKAYGYYKNRESFNGYTGLTLDPVSMAEASAKHTLQLLLNPERLARLLQQKAQTADLPGLEEVVTQLLTTTLRSPEQSGLNGLIQQRVDYLTVMQLLSVASNQQASPEVRAHLHNEIGKLDGWLTTQSKRNSVRYAWLKDLVVQYLNGNFKPEEDVQTLPIPPGSPIGS, encoded by the coding sequence ATGTTAAAAGCTGTTCAAGGTCTGATTGGGGGAGTTTGTCTGCTGGCAGTGGTATTAACTGCTAACGCAGCAAGCTGGTCTGTAATTGAAAATAAAAGCCGTCGTATTAATGGCTTTATGCCTATCTACGTAAGTAGTAATGAGGGTAAGGTTTGGCTTGAAGTCAGTAAGTTTGAACAGCCATTTATCATGTATACGGGATTGCCGTTTGGTATCGGCTCGAATGATATTGGACTTGATCGTGGCCAACTTGGCGAGTCGAAGCTGGTTCAGTTCGAACGTTATGGCAATAAGATTTTCCTGAAGCACCTGAATACACGATATCGCGCAGATACTGACAATCAGGCAGAAAAGAACTCGGTCAATGAAGCGTTTGCCAGCTCAGTATTATATGGCTTTGAGGTTGATGCCAAGTCAGGTAACCGTTACCTGATCGACTTAACAGCATACCTGCAACAGGATTTGCATGGCGTTAGTAACAGGCTAAAGGCTACTAATCAGGGCACCTATAGTATTGATCGAAATCGTTCTGCTTTGGTGGCTGACAAAGTCAAAAATTTCCCTAAAAATACTCTGTTCGAGAGTGTACTGACTTTTAACGGCTCCGCAGCAGGCGACTATGTAAGACAGGTTGTTCCAACTCCTGACGCTATAACGGTGCATCAGCATGTGTCTTTTGTTGCTTTGCCTGATGATAACTATGAGCCGAGAGTATTCCATCCGAAAAGTGGTTTCTTTGAACTGACTTATGCCGATTATGCTTCACCGATTGACCAGCCGATTGAGAAGAAACTGATTTATCGCCATCGCATCGAGCGCGACAAAGACGGCAAGATAAAACCGATCATCTATTACCTCGACCCGGGTGCACCTGAGCCAGTTCGCACTGCTTTATTGGAAGGTGCTCGCTGGTGGGAACAGGCCTTCGCAGCAATTGGGCTTGAAGGTGCTTATGAAGTTCGAGATTTGCCGTCCGATGCTGATCCGATGGATGTTCGCTACAACGTCATTCAGTGGGTTCATCGTGCCACGCGTGGCTGGTCATACGGTATGGCAATGGCTGACCCGAGAACGGGCGAAATTATCAAAGGGCATGTCACATTGGGCTCATTACGAGTAAGACAGGATCTGCTGATTGCTAATGCCCTAACTGGCGTACATGGCAAAGATGGCGACAAGCAGGCTGCAATGGATATGGCATTAGCCCGAATTCGCCAATTGTCGGCACATGAAGTGGGCCATACTTTGGGCATTGCTCATAACTTTGCAGCAAGTCCAACGAATCGCGCTTCTGTGATGGATTATCCGCACCCACTGGTTTCACTGGACGGTAAAAACATCAACCTGAAAAATGCTTATGCTGAAGGTATTGGTCAGTGGGATATTGAAGCTGTGCGTTATGGCTATACTGAGATTGAGGAAGAGAACGAAGAAGAAGCATTACGAAATATTGTGCGTAATGCCAGCGCCAAAGGACTAATGTTCATTTCTGACGCAGATGCTCGTCCCGCAAGCGGAGCCCATCCTTCTGCACACTTGTGGGATAACCTACAAAATCCTGCTGTGGAATTAGAAAGAGTTTTGGAAATCAGACAGACCGCTTTGAATAACTTTGGCCACAATAATTTAGCCGATGGTGCTCCCTATTCTGAGCTTGCTGAAACTCTGGTGCCATTATATTTATTCCATCGTTACCAGGTCGAAGCGGCTGTGAAACTGGTGGGCGGTGTTAATTACGAATATAGCGTTAAAGGCGACACTTATCGTCCCGTTCGTGCCGTTGAAGATGGATTACAGCGGCAGGCTATCAGCACGCTACTATCTACCTTATCAGTAGAACAGTTAGCGGTACCTGCGTCGGTGTTGGAAGTAATTCCGCCGAAAGCCTATGGTTATTATAAAAACCGTGAGAGCTTTAATGGTTACACTGGATTAACTCTTGATCCGGTATCCATGGCTGAAGCCTCTGCCAAGCATACTCTGCAATTGTTATTAAATCCTGAGAGGTTGGCGCGTTTGTTGCAACAAAAAGCACAAACTGCAGACTTGCCGGGGCTGGAAGAAGTGGTGACTCAACTACTGACAACTACTTTGCGTAGCCCCGAGCAGTCCGGATTAAATGGCTTAATTCAACAGCGTGTCGATTATCTGACCGTGATGCAACTTTTGAGCGTGGCATCTAACCAACAGGCTTCGCCAGAGGTAAGAGCCCATCTGCATAATGAGATAGGTAAACTTGACGGATGGTTGACCACTCAGTCAAAACGCAATTCAGTTCGTTATGCCTGGTTGAAGGATCTGGTGGTGCAATATCTAAATGGTAACTTTAAGCCTGAGGAAGACGTTCAGACACTGCCAATTCCACCGGGTTCACCGATTGGTTCCTGA